The Brassica oleracea var. oleracea cultivar TO1000 chromosome C6, BOL, whole genome shotgun sequence genome includes a region encoding these proteins:
- the LOC106296551 gene encoding sterol 3-beta-glucosyltransferase UGT80B1, whose protein sequence is MASDVATHPLQELNDDGISCWKDDGEKASLLETSTGSSVEKNAPGGSSDWPRGLDHCTTAPVGLYGDMLIDDNEIKYSRSLTEKASPVNHNSKLDRLSEREKQKLIVELVRIQNDGTVEVDINRGTPVSELLEFQPIKGGTVTYEKSLAESFRSIPRLTIVILVVGTRGDVQPFLAIAKRLQEFGHRVRLATHANFSSFIRSAGVEFYPLGGDPRELAGYMARNKGLIPSGPGEIAKQRKQLKAIIESLLPACTEPDMQTAASFRAQAIIANPPAYGHVHVAEALGVPIHIFFTMPWTPTHEFPHPLARVPQSAAYWLSYIVVDLMVWWSIRTYINDFRKRKLDLAPIAYFSTYHGSISHLPTAYMWSPHVVPKPSDWGPLVDVVGYCFMNLGSKYQPGEEFIHWIERGSPPIYIGFGSMPLDDPKSTMDIILETLRDTEQRGIVDRGWGGLGNLVDVPANVFLIEDCPHDWLFPQCSAVIHHGGAGTTATGLKAGCPTTIVPFFGDQFFWGDRIYEIGLGPAPIPIAQLNVENLCNSIRFMLQPEVKSRVMELAKVLENEDGVAAAVDAFHRHLPPELPLLDSSPDKKDEDDQPDLLQRLFIQIGKKCCLPCGGV, encoded by the exons ATGGCGAGTGATGTAGCTACTCATCCATTGCAAGAATTAAACGACGATGGGATCAGTTGTTGGAAGGATGATGGTGAGAAAGCGAGTTTATTGGAAACATCTACTGGCTCCTCTGTAGAGAAGAATGCACCTGGTGGTTCTTCTGATTGGCCTAGGG GACTGGACCACTGCACGACTGCACCTGTTGGTCTCTATGGAGATATGCTAATCGATGACAATGAGATTAAGTACTCTCGGTCTTTGACTGAGAAAGCCTCTCCTGTGAATCACAACTCGAAATTAGATAGATTGTCGGAGCGTGAAAAG CAAAAACTCATTGTTGAGCTAGTCAGAATACAAAATGACGGGACAGTGGAAGTTGATATAAATAGAGGAACTCCGGTATCGGAGTTATTGGAGTTTCAGCCAATCAAAGGGGGGACAGTCACTTATGAAAAGTCCTTGGCAGAATCCTTCAGATCCATCCCAAGGTTAACGATTGTTATACTTGTGGTTGGAACTCGAGGCGATGTGCAGCCTTTTCTAGCCATTGCAAAGCGCCTCCAG GAATTTGGTCATCGTGTTAGGCTGGCAACTCATGCAAATTTCTCCTCTTTTATACGGTCTGCTGGAGTAGAGTTCTATCCCTTGGGTGGTGATCCCCGAGAATTAGCTGGAT ATATGGCGAGAAATAAAGGTCTCATTCCTTCTGGGCCTGGAGAAATCGCAAAGCAGAGAAAACAACTCAAGGCAATCATAGAGTCTCTTCTTCCGGCATGCACAGAGCCTGATATGCAAACTGCTGCCTCTTTCCGAGCTCAAGCAATAATTGCAAACCCTCCTGCATATG GACATGTGCATGTTGCTGAAGCTCTTGGAGTACCCATACATATTTTTTTCACAATGCCTTGGAC GCCCACTCATGAATTTCCCCACCCTTTGGCCCGTGTTCCTCAAAGTGCTGCGTATTGG TTGTCATATATAGTTGTTGATCTGATGGTATGGTGGAGCATAAGGACATACATAAATGATTTTAGGAAGAGGAAGCTAGACCTTGCACCTATCGCTTATTTCAGTACCTACCATGGTTCAATTTCTCACTTGCCTACTGCGTACATGTGGAGTCCTCATGTTGTGCCAAAGCCAAGTG ACTGGGGTCCTTTAGTAGATGTTGTTGGGTATTGTTTCATGAACCTTGGATCGAAGTACCAACCTGGGGAAGAGTTTATCCATTGGATAGAAAGAGGATCACCGCCCATATATATTGGGTTTGGAAGCATG CCTCTTGATGATCCCAAAAGCACAATGGACATTATACTGGAGACTCTGAGAGATACAGAACAAAGAGGGATAGTTGATCGAGGTTGGGGTGGCCTGGGAAACC TTGTTGATGTTCCGGCAAATGTATTCCTCATAGAGGACTGTCCTCACGATTGGTTGTTTCCTCAATGTTCAGCTGTG ATTCATCATGGCGGTGCTGGAACCACAGCGACTGGACTGAAAGCTGGG TGTCCAACAACAATTGTGCCGTTCTTTGGTGATCAGTTCTTCTGGGGTGACAGGATCTATGAGATAGGACTTGGGCCTGCACCAATACCGATAGCTCAGCTCAATGTTGAGAACCTCTGTAACTCCATAAGATTTATGCTTCAACCAGAG GTGAAATCACGAGTGATGGAGCTAGCGAAAGTACTGGAGAACGAGGATGGTGTAGCTGCAGCAGTTGATGCATTCCATAGGCATTTGCCACCGGAGCTACCACTGCTGGATTCCTCGCCTGATAAAAAGGATGAAGATGATCAACCAGACCTATTACAGCGGCTCTTCATCCAGATTGGCAAAAAGTGTTGCCTTCCATGTGGGGGCGTGTGA
- the LOC106300585 gene encoding protein FAM188A gives MANHQDDEDLELALKMSMQYNPPEAKRSKPIEETGSGSGESPEAKTRRLQREIMAAAAEKRMLSFPKSPRALASVADSCKGIGSGGGLELSPQESNQLFTMVFGNEVSKSILAQWTNQGIRFSPHPETTIGLVQHEGGPCGVLAALQAFVLKYLLYFPDDIGKDSPSLGVKTSKNPYVASDSFSSIPEEAKTRALVRSMCEILFMCGNNNRAVVASFLYSEDLNTNQKDEVMAAGLPIESASDLQKILRFETFTTQSSALSKIAGAITAFQSRVGALLFLISALLSRGLDTVQNDRDDPNLPLVTAPFGHASQEIVNLLLCGEAVPNVFDGRMDFGGGMFLKGISKNVEVGFLTLLESLNFCKVGQNLKSPKWPIWVVGSESHYTVLFALDPAVQEENELELRESQIRRAFDARDQSGGGGFISVEAFHQVVQETNIRLPNEKMNEICAMGFIVWSELWQVILELDRNLGGIKDSSGMMGKKVFDVYHFNGIAKSDINGGGQAMAVEGGTVPVQRPRLTKLNVSVPPKWTPEEYMTCATSSSSDKDSEVNQPKPAQHAPLVDCIRTRWSRATCSWAGDPPSIV, from the exons ATGGCGAATCATCAAGACGACGAGGATTTGGAATTGGCTCTTAAGATGAGTATGCAGTACAATCCCCCAGAGGCCAAACGGAGCAAACCCATTGAAGAAACTGGATCCGGATCTGGTGAATCGCCGGAGGCCAAAACACGGCGGTTGCAGAGGGAGATCATGGCTGCTGCGGCTGAGAAACGAATGCTGTCGTTTCCTAAGAGCCCCAGAGCTCTGGCTTCGGTTGCTGATAGCTGTAAAGGGATTGGATCCGGTGGTGGTTTGGAGTTATCGCCTCAAGAGTCTAATCAGCTGTTCACAATGGTGTTTGGGAATGAGGTTTCCAAAAGCATACTTGCACAGTGGACTAATCAAGGCATAAG GTTTAGCCCTCATCCTGAAACTACTATAGGGTTAGTGCAGCATGAAGGTGGCCCCTGCGGTGTTTTAGCAGCATTACAG GCATTTGTTCTTAAATACCTTCTTTACTTTCCGGATGACATAGGAAAAGATTCGCCGAGTTTGGGTGTCAAAACATCTAAAAACCCTTATGTCGCATCAGACTCTTTCTCTTCTATACCAGAAGAAGCAAAAACAAG GGCCCTTGTTAGAAGCATGTGTGAGATTCTATTTATGTGTGGGAACAATAACCGTGCTGTAGTAGCGAGTTTCCTTTACTCTGAGGATCTCAATACTAATCAGAAAGATGAG GTAATGGCTGCTGGGCTCCCCATTGAGTCTGCTTCAGATTTGCAAAAGATCTTAAGATTTGAGACATTCACAACTCAGTCCAGTGCCCTTAGTAAGATAGCAGGCGCAATAACTGCTTTCCAGAGTCGCGTGGGTGCTTTGCTATTCCTTATTTCAGCTTTACTCTCCCGTGGACTG GATACTGTTCAAAACGACAGGGATGATCCAAACCTCCCCCTGGTAACTGCACCATTTGGACATGCCTCCCAG GAAATCGTAAACCTGCTATTGTGTGGTGAAGCGGTTCCTAATGTGTTTGATGGAAGGATGGATTTTGGAGGCGGCATGTTTCTGAAAGGCATATCGAAGAATGTTGAGGTGGGCTTCCTGACGTTGCTCGAGTCTCTCAATTTCTGCAAAGTCGGTCAGAACCTCAAATCTCCCAAATGGCCTATATGGGTCGTTGGCAGCGAGTCACATTACACCGTCCTGTTTGCACTCGATCCAGCTGTCCAGGAAGAAAACGAACTTGAGCTGAGAGAGTCTCAGATAAGAAGAGCTTTTGATGCAAGAGACCAGAGCGGAGGAGGTGGTTTCATCAGCGTGGAGGCCTTTCACCAAGTTGTTCAGGAAACAAACATTAGACTGCCAAATGAGAAGATGAATGAGATCTGCGCCATGGGGTTCATTGTGTGGAGCGAGTTATGGCAAGTGATCTTGGAGCTGGACAGAAACTTGGGAGGAATCAAAGATTCATCAGGAATGATGGGAAAGAAAGTGTTTGATGTCTATCACTTCAATGGGATTGCTAAATCAGATATAAACGGTGGTGGTCAAGCTATGGCTGTGGAAGGTGGGACGGTTCCTGTTCAAAGGCCAAGGCTCACCAAACTAAACGTCTCTGTCCCTCCTAAATGGACACCAGAAGAGTACATGACGTGTGCAACGTCCAGCAGCTCTGACAAAGACTCAGAAGTGAACCAGCCTAAGCCGGCACAGCATGCACCATTGGTGGATTGTATCAGAACTCGGTGGTCACGAGCCACTTGTAGCTGGGCTGGAGATCCTCCAAGTATAGTCTGA
- the LOC106297126 gene encoding syntaxin-31-like codes for MEGRRRPDIIKGLVFCNPPDCRHQIVELLQKRCRSTIENAPSQQMEMSMLLQTVPKQENYTQNRAGELYPKQSSSQCGIITELSGIFAHLATMVTQQGKLAIRIDGNMDESLVDVEGACSALLQHLARITSNRWLMIKIFAVIILFLIVFLFFVA; via the exons ATGGAAGGAAGAAGAAGACCCGACATAATTAAAG GTTTGGTTTTCTGCAACCCACCAGATTGCCGCCATCAAATAGTGGAGCTCCTTCAG AAAAGATGCAGATCCACCATCGAGAATGCACCATCGCAACAAATGGAGATGTCCATGTTACTACAAACAGTCCCAAAGCAGGAGAATTATACCCAAAACAGAGCTGGAGAATTATACCCAAAACAGAGCTCTTCACAGTGTGGAATAATAACAGAGCTCAGTGGAATATTCGCACATCTAGCTACGATGGTCACTCAACAAGGAAAGCTAGCTATCAG AATCGATGGCAATATGGATGAATCTTTAGTTGATGTAGAGGGAGCATGCAGCGCTCTTCTGCAGCATCTAGCTCGAATTACATCAAATAGATGGCTCATGATCAAGATCTTCGCTGTTATCATATTGTTCCTCATTGTTTTCCTCTTCTTCGTGGCTTGA